One genomic region from Epinephelus moara isolate mb unplaced genomic scaffold, YSFRI_EMoa_1.0 scaffold3820, whole genome shotgun sequence encodes:
- the LOC126387355 gene encoding odorant receptor 131-2-like, which translates to MGDNNSLIGGKSLQRQINDEVIIVQLLVMIFLCINFLLILTFFQKECFYTTTRYILFAVTLLSDSFILLVTDVLLILHYFQIPMHVWLCIIISILSILYNTITPVTLTAMTLERYVAICMPLHHGQLCSIHNTLCSIHNTVSCILIIHCLSSVPCIVVLSTFFASVSLSFYEQHNVCTLEIFLVHRWQKHLRSAVHQFYFLIMCITIVLSYVKILKV; encoded by the exons atgggAGATAACAACTCATTGATTGGTGGTAAGTCTTTACAGCGGCAGATCAATGATGAGGTCATTATTGTGCAACTCCTGGTGATGATTTTTCTTTGTATCAACTTTTTGCTCATCTTAACCTTTTTTCAAAAGGAGTGTTTCTACACAACTACACGCTACATCTTGTTTGCAGTTACACTGCTGTCTGATAGCTTTATATTACTCGTGACTGATGTCCTTCTCATCTTACACTATTTTCAAATTCCCATGCATGTTTGGTTATGCATCATTATCTCTATTCTATCAATTCTGTATAATACGATCACACCAGTTACTCTGACAGCAATGACCCTGGAACGCTATGTGGCCATATGCATGCCCCTGCACCATGGACAGTTGTGCTCCATTCACAACACT TTGTGCTCCATTCACAACACTGTGAGCTGCATCCTCATCATTCACTGCCTCAGCTCTGTACCCTGTATTGTTGTCCTCTCTACTTTCTTTGCATCAGTCTCTCTTAGCTTTTATGAACAACACAATGTATGTACCTTGGAGATATTTCTTGTGCACAGGTGGCAGAAACATCTTAGGTCAGCTGTTCATCAGTTTTACTTCTTGATTATGTGTATTACTATTGTATTATCCTATGTTAAAATACTGAAAGTA